The DNA segment AATCGGTGGTTCAAACCAAAAAAGCTCCAGTGACTCAATAAAATAATTGACAGAACCCGATCTACCCGGAATCCATTTTTGTATTCTTTGGAAAATATTCCCGGGTTTCCTTAAAAATCACTTTGGCTAATAACAGCAGAGCAATTAAATTGGGAATCGCCATGGCCCCATTGGCTGTATCGGCAATATCCCAAATAAATTTGACCCCCGCCACATCCCCTGAAAATAAAGACCCGATGAAAATCACAATACACCAGACCCACCGATAAATAAGATTGACTCTTACCCCAAAAATATAGTCGGTACATTTCAGGCCATAATAAGACCAGGTGAGCAATGTGGAGTAGCCAAAGGTCACAGAACCGAACGCAACAATCCATCCCCCAAACACCCCCAACACTTCTGAAAAGGCATGGGCAGTGAGGGTCGTGCTGGTTAAACCTGTTGCCCATGCCCCGGTTAAAACAATGGCCATGGTGGTAACGGTATTGACCACCAGGGTATCTATGAAAACCCCCAACATGGCGATATTCCCCTGGCGCGCGGGAGATTTCGTTTGGGCCGCCCCATGGGCAATGGCAGCGGACCCGATGCCCGCCTCATTGGAGAATATGCCACGGGCCACACCAAAACGGATAGCTTGAGCCAAACCAGCCCCAGCAAACCCGCCAATGGCAGCCTGTCCCGAAAAAGCACTTTTGAAAATTAATATCAAAGCATGGGGGATTTCATTAATTTTGGTTAGTATAATAATCAAACCTCCCAAGATATAAACAAGGCACATGATGGGAACCAAAAATTCTGCTACCGTGGCAATCCGCTTGATTCCCCCGATGATGACCAGCCAGGTAAACAGGGCCAAAAAAAATCCGGTTATCCAAACCGGAATCCCCATTTCTGTCCGGAACACCAATGCAACTGAATTGGCTTGAACCAAATTTCCCACTCCAAAAGCAGCCAATGCCCCAAAAAGTGCAAACACCCATCCCAGCCATGGAAGACCCAGACCATTTTTTAAAACATACATAGGTCCCCCGGACATGGTTCCATCCGGAGCTGGCTCCCGGTATTTGACCCCAAGAAGAGCTTCTCCATATTTGGTGGCCATCCCCACAATTCCAGTCAGCCACATCCACACGGGCGCCCCAGGACCTCCAAGGGCAATGGCCGTGGCCACTCCAGCAATATTTCCGTTTCCTACGGTGGCCGACATAGCGGTCATCAGGGCTTGAAAGGGTGTAATATCCCCCTCTGTTTTTCCCTCTTTTTGAAATCGAAATGGACCCCTTATCGTTAAACTCCAGGCATGGGCAAAGCGACGGACTTGAACAAACCCTGTCCCCAACGTCAACCAAATTCCGGTCCCGATGAGAAGAACCATCATCGGGGCCCCCCAGACGAACGAATTGATCGCACCAATCACATCAAATATGGTTTTCATCTTTTTCCTTTTTTAATGATTGGAAAATTTGACCTTTAAGATTCCTCTGCATCCATTGCACAACGGAATCCCACCGTGGCATCACGACGGTAAGGAAAGACGGCAAAACGGCGAGATGCCCTGCTATCGGAGGGTCTATCATTCCAGGATCCACCTCTGTGGACCCGTAAGTCCCCCGTATCCGGCCCGGTTGGACGGGTGAGAAATCCGTCTCGGTAATAGGTGGACCCATACCAATCGGAAACCCACTCGGAGACATTTCCGGACATATCATAAAGGCCATAAGGGCTCCGGCCTTGCTCATAACTTCCAACCGGAGCTGTATACCGATAACCGTCTTCATCTCCGTCAACATTGGCATACCATTCCATAAAATTCATTCCCCAGGGCCAGTCCATACTAATTATCCCATGGGCCGCTTTTTCCCACTCCGCCTCGGTGGGTAACCGCTTTCCCGCCCAACGGCAATAGGCCTCCGCATCCCTCCATTCAATTCCCACCACAGGCTGTTTTGGTTCAGAGAGTAATGATAAGTCTTCATAAAAAACCATG comes from the Nitrospiria bacterium genome and includes:
- a CDS encoding sodium:alanine symporter family protein codes for the protein MKTIFDVIGAINSFVWGAPMMVLLIGTGIWLTLGTGFVQVRRFAHAWSLTIRGPFRFQKEGKTEGDITPFQALMTAMSATVGNGNIAGVATAIALGGPGAPVWMWLTGIVGMATKYGEALLGVKYREPAPDGTMSGGPMYVLKNGLGLPWLGWVFALFGALAAFGVGNLVQANSVALVFRTEMGIPVWITGFFLALFTWLVIIGGIKRIATVAEFLVPIMCLVYILGGLIIILTKINEIPHALILIFKSAFSGQAAIGGFAGAGLAQAIRFGVARGIFSNEAGIGSAAIAHGAAQTKSPARQGNIAMLGVFIDTLVVNTVTTMAIVLTGAWATGLTSTTLTAHAFSEVLGVFGGWIVAFGSVTFGYSTLLTWSYYGLKCTDYIFGVRVNLIYRWVWCIVIFIGSLFSGDVAGVKFIWDIADTANGAMAIPNLIALLLLAKVIFKETREYFPKNTKMDSG
- a CDS encoding SUMF1/EgtB/PvdO family nonheme iron enzyme translates to MALVPEGPFPRGSKRLGGPDERPVYPVMLAGFYIDLYEVTNQEYQRFVTEKGYKPPNVMVFYEDLSLLSEPKQPVVGIEWRDAEAYCRWAGKRLPTEAEWEKAAHGIISMDWPWGMNFMEWYANVDGDEDGYRYTAPVGSYEQGRSPYGLYDMSGNVSEWVSDWYGSTYYRDGFLTRPTGPDTGDLRVHRGGSWNDRPSDSRASRRFAVFPYRRDATVGFRCAMDAEES